From the Comamonas odontotermitis genome, one window contains:
- a CDS encoding YbfB/YjiJ family MFS transporter, producing MTSIATSTPGGSLRHPIAIALALSLGAAIALGISRFSYGLLLPPMREDLGWSYFLAGAMNTGNAVGYFAGALMTPLLMRRIGAWRVLMAGSLLAAVFMLVSGWATGTTALMLQRVLAGAASAWVFIAGGVLAARLGSLFPKRAGFLIGLYYGGTGIGISLSALLVPAALQAAANHAAPHSWQWPWISLGLACMLAAAVMAVPARHVADGLPTAASGTSQGFALRDFGFGLSGYFMFGAGYIGYMTFIVALLRQQGMSGPQITGFYTALGLAVLASSRIWARMLDRFKGGESLAILCLVLAVVTVLPALTSATPVVFLSGMVFGAVFLSVVASTTALVRHNLPQAAWPAGISAFTTIFALGQIVGPSVVGWVADGAGGLQRGLLVSAAFLLLGAVLAWRQKPLTRAAGG from the coding sequence ATGACCTCCATTGCCACTTCCACCCCGGGCGGCTCCCTGCGTCATCCCATTGCCATCGCACTCGCCCTGTCGCTGGGCGCCGCGATTGCGCTGGGCATATCGCGGTTCTCGTACGGCCTGCTGCTGCCACCCATGCGTGAAGACCTGGGCTGGTCGTACTTTCTGGCGGGCGCCATGAACACCGGCAACGCCGTGGGCTATTTTGCGGGGGCGCTGATGACTCCGCTCCTGATGCGGCGCATTGGCGCATGGCGGGTGCTGATGGCCGGGTCGCTGCTGGCGGCCGTATTCATGCTGGTGTCTGGCTGGGCCACGGGCACAACAGCATTGATGCTGCAGCGCGTGCTGGCAGGTGCGGCCAGCGCCTGGGTGTTCATTGCGGGCGGGGTGCTTGCGGCGCGGCTGGGTTCGCTGTTTCCAAAGCGCGCGGGCTTTCTGATTGGCCTGTACTACGGCGGCACCGGAATCGGCATCTCGCTGTCGGCGCTGCTGGTACCGGCAGCGCTGCAAGCCGCCGCCAACCACGCTGCGCCGCACAGCTGGCAGTGGCCCTGGATCAGCCTGGGCCTCGCATGCATGCTGGCCGCAGCCGTGATGGCCGTGCCCGCACGCCACGTTGCCGATGGCCTGCCAACCGCGGCTTCAGGCACCAGCCAGGGCTTTGCGCTGCGGGATTTCGGCTTTGGACTCTCTGGCTACTTCATGTTTGGCGCTGGCTACATCGGCTACATGACATTCATCGTCGCGCTGCTACGCCAGCAAGGCATGTCCGGGCCCCAGATCACGGGTTTCTACACCGCGCTGGGCCTGGCGGTGCTGGCCAGTTCACGCATCTGGGCACGCATGCTGGACCGCTTCAAGGGCGGCGAATCGCTGGCCATTCTGTGCCTGGTGCTCGCCGTGGTGACGGTGCTGCCGGCACTCACCAGCGCGACGCCCGTGGTCTTTTTGTCCGGCATGGTGTTTGGCGCAGTGTTCCTCTCCGTCGTGGCATCGACCACCGCACTGGTGCGCCACAACCTGCCGCAAGCGGCGTGGCCCGCTGGCATCAGTGCCTTCACCACCATTTTTGCGCTGGGCCAGATCGTGGGGCCATCCGTAGTTGGCTGGGTGGCCGATGGAGCGGGCGGCCTGCAGCGCGGCTTGCTGGTATCGGCCGCATTCTTGCTGCTCGGCGCCGTGCTGGCCTGGCGGCAAAAGCCCCTGACCCGCGCGGCAGGTGGTTGA
- a CDS encoding GlxA family transcriptional regulator, translating to MAHFIILVADGTLAGSVGASLDILAFAQRCGAPAERVAWQVASARPQVALSGGMALAATPVEHLKMAPDAVLVIPGIGLDASAPHGTDGGLSGGATINERYAESHLLWRMQASDAQAYAGLAAAHHAAGGVVAASCSGVLLLGMAGLLDGRRATTHWRLGDFVRRHFGKALFDENRMLVEDHRVISAGAAMAQVDLMLHLVQQAVGGAAGEAVVQHVMRYLLVDSRSSQARYRVWEHLHASEDDTAMRFEALIEARLPHVPTIADAAETLGMTSRTLSRRIAASTGAAPLQLVNTVRMRHAQRLLAQGDLSVDAVARRVGYANGTALRKLTLKMAQQPPGVLRHGMESPQ from the coding sequence ATGGCCCATTTCATCATCCTAGTGGCAGATGGCACCTTGGCCGGTAGCGTAGGTGCCAGTTTGGACATTCTGGCCTTTGCCCAGCGCTGCGGTGCGCCGGCGGAGCGCGTGGCATGGCAGGTTGCCAGCGCCCGGCCGCAGGTCGCGCTTTCAGGCGGCATGGCCCTGGCGGCGACTCCGGTGGAGCATTTGAAGATGGCTCCCGATGCGGTGTTGGTGATTCCTGGCATCGGGCTCGATGCATCAGCACCGCACGGCACCGACGGAGGCTTGTCCGGGGGCGCCACGATCAATGAGCGCTATGCCGAATCGCATTTGCTCTGGCGTATGCAGGCGTCGGATGCGCAGGCGTATGCCGGATTGGCTGCCGCCCATCACGCGGCAGGCGGTGTGGTTGCCGCGTCATGCTCGGGGGTGTTGCTGCTGGGTATGGCCGGGTTACTGGATGGAAGGCGCGCTACCACGCATTGGCGCTTGGGAGATTTTGTACGCCGCCACTTTGGCAAGGCCTTGTTCGATGAAAACCGGATGCTGGTCGAGGACCATCGTGTCATCAGCGCCGGTGCCGCCATGGCGCAGGTGGATCTGATGCTGCATCTGGTGCAGCAGGCGGTGGGCGGCGCCGCTGGCGAGGCCGTGGTGCAGCATGTCATGCGTTACCTGCTGGTGGACAGCCGCAGCTCGCAGGCGCGCTATCGCGTATGGGAGCATCTGCATGCCAGCGAAGACGACACTGCGATGCGCTTTGAGGCTCTGATCGAAGCGCGGCTGCCCCATGTCCCGACGATTGCCGATGCCGCCGAAACCTTGGGCATGACCAGCCGCACGCTCTCGCGCCGCATCGCAGCCAGCACGGGGGCTGCTCCGCTTCAACTGGTCAATACGGTGCGCATGCGCCATGCGCAGCGCTTGCTGGCGCAAGGCGATCTGTCCGTGGACGCCGTCGCCCGGCGCGTGGGGTATGCCAACGGCACGGCTTTGCGCAAGCTCACCCTGAAGATGGCGCAACAGCCGCCCGGTGTTCTGCGGCACGGAATGGAGAGCCCGCAATAG
- a CDS encoding ABC transporter ATP-binding protein — protein sequence MNASNYKLQALDIHKSYGSNAVLKGVSINACPGDVISIIGSSGSGKSTFLRCINLLEHPQQGRIIVAGEELKLQPARNGDLDAADAKQLQRLRTKLAMVFQHFNLWAHMTVLQNIIEVPVHVLGLSKDEAVARARKYLQLVGLEGREDTYPGHMSGGQQQRVAIARALAVEPEVMLFDEPTSALDPELVGEVLRVMQVLAQEGRTMLVVTHEMGFAREVSNHVVFLHKGVIEEQGNPREVLANPKSERLARFLSGNLK from the coding sequence ATGAACGCATCCAACTACAAACTGCAGGCGCTGGACATTCACAAGAGCTATGGCAGCAACGCCGTGCTCAAGGGCGTCTCGATCAACGCCTGCCCCGGCGACGTGATCAGCATCATCGGCAGCTCCGGCTCCGGAAAATCCACGTTCCTGCGCTGCATCAACCTGCTGGAGCACCCGCAGCAGGGCCGCATCATCGTTGCGGGTGAAGAGCTGAAACTGCAGCCCGCCCGCAACGGCGACCTGGACGCGGCGGACGCCAAGCAGCTGCAGCGCCTGCGCACCAAGCTGGCCATGGTGTTCCAGCACTTCAACCTGTGGGCGCACATGACGGTGCTGCAGAACATCATTGAAGTGCCCGTCCATGTGCTGGGGCTCAGCAAGGACGAAGCCGTGGCGCGCGCGCGCAAGTACCTGCAGCTCGTCGGCCTCGAAGGCCGCGAAGATACCTACCCCGGCCACATGAGCGGTGGCCAGCAGCAGCGCGTGGCCATTGCCCGCGCCCTGGCGGTGGAGCCTGAGGTGATGCTGTTTGACGAGCCCACCTCCGCGCTTGATCCCGAACTGGTCGGCGAAGTGCTGCGCGTGATGCAGGTGCTGGCCCAGGAAGGCCGCACCATGCTCGTCGTGACGCACGAAATGGGGTTTGCCCGCGAGGTGTCGAACCACGTCGTCTTCCTGCACAAGGGCGTGATCGAAGAGCAAGGCAACCCGCGCGAAGTGCTGGCCAACCCCAAGAGCGAGCGCCTGGCTCGCTTTCTGTCGGGCAACCTCAAATAA
- a CDS encoding ABC transporter permease, giving the protein MNWEVIFQPDTLALYGEGLITTLKLLIASLAIGAVLALLGALALVSRSWILRKTVGAFTYFMRGTPLLIQVYLIYYGFSQLEWVQARWDAVWPWTYFKEPFFCAFLAFTLNTAAYTAEMLAGSIRETSKGEVEAARAMGMSRWQLMRRVVMPSAIRRTLPAYSNEVVMMLHSTSLASTVPSLVDLTGAASRVYSDYYLPFEAYIAAAVVYLCITFILIGLFRLAERHFLGYLAPRKA; this is encoded by the coding sequence ATGAATTGGGAAGTCATCTTTCAGCCGGACACCCTGGCCCTGTACGGCGAGGGCCTCATCACCACACTCAAGCTGCTGATTGCCAGCTTGGCGATCGGCGCTGTCCTTGCGCTGCTGGGAGCACTGGCCCTGGTGAGCCGCTCCTGGATACTGCGCAAGACCGTGGGTGCCTTCACCTACTTCATGCGCGGCACGCCACTGCTCATTCAGGTGTACCTCATCTACTACGGTTTTTCGCAGCTTGAATGGGTGCAGGCGCGTTGGGATGCAGTCTGGCCCTGGACCTACTTCAAGGAGCCGTTCTTCTGCGCGTTCCTCGCCTTCACACTGAACACTGCCGCCTACACAGCGGAAATGCTGGCCGGCTCCATCCGCGAGACCAGCAAGGGCGAAGTGGAAGCCGCCCGCGCCATGGGCATGAGCCGCTGGCAGCTGATGCGCCGCGTCGTCATGCCCAGCGCCATTCGCCGCACCCTGCCCGCCTACAGCAACGAGGTGGTGATGATGCTGCACTCAACCAGCCTCGCATCGACCGTGCCTTCGCTGGTCGACCTGACCGGCGCCGCCAGCCGCGTGTACTCCGACTATTACCTGCCGTTTGAGGCCTATATTGCCGCCGCCGTGGTGTACCTGTGCATCACCTTCATCCTGATTGGTCTCTTCCGCCTTGCGGAGCGCCATTTCCTTGGCTATCTGGCCCCGCGCAAGGCCTGA
- a CDS encoding ABC transporter permease: protein MSEYFQSILMGSLLTVAVSLASVFTATILGLLGASAKLSGKRPLVWLATLYTSIVRGIPELVMMLLIFYGGAIGLNTLLEKMGSDQSVDLNPFIAGSLTIGFIYGAYMTETFRGAILAIPKGQMEAAWAFGMSPLKTFIRITLPQMVRYALPGFTNNWLVLIKATALVSLIGLQDMTYLAKQASAAARQPFIFFLFTAALYLIYTSASLWALRRLNARYSLGTEKVQL, encoded by the coding sequence ATGAGTGAATATTTCCAATCGATCCTGATGGGCTCACTGCTCACAGTGGCCGTATCGCTGGCATCGGTGTTTACCGCCACCATCCTGGGGCTGCTGGGCGCTAGTGCCAAGCTCTCGGGCAAGCGGCCCCTCGTATGGCTGGCCACGCTCTATACCTCCATCGTGCGCGGCATCCCCGAGCTCGTGATGATGCTGCTGATCTTCTATGGTGGCGCCATTGGCCTCAACACCTTGCTGGAGAAGATGGGCAGCGACCAGAGCGTCGACCTGAACCCCTTCATCGCCGGTTCGCTGACCATCGGCTTCATCTACGGCGCCTACATGACTGAAACCTTCCGGGGTGCGATCCTGGCCATTCCCAAGGGCCAGATGGAAGCAGCCTGGGCCTTTGGCATGAGCCCGCTCAAGACCTTCATCCGCATCACCCTGCCGCAGATGGTGCGCTACGCCCTGCCCGGCTTCACCAACAACTGGCTGGTGCTCATCAAGGCGACCGCACTGGTCAGCCTGATCGGCCTGCAGGACATGACCTATCTCGCCAAGCAGGCCAGCGCCGCCGCGCGCCAGCCGTTCATCTTCTTCCTCTTTACCGCCGCTTTGTACCTGATCTACACCTCGGCCTCTCTGTGGGCGCTGCGCCGCCTCAATGCGCGCTACAGCCTCGGAACGGAAAAGGTGCAGTTATGA
- a CDS encoding transporter substrate-binding domain-containing protein, giving the protein MRKTLIALAVAAVAAPAFAADLKVAVDPTYEPFTYKTPKGEVTGFDVDIAKAVCEQIKRKCVFVEQVWDSMIPGLQAKKYDVIVSSMSMTDERRRVVDFSDRYYKTPSAVVLKKSAEYTGPASTKGLKIGVLKGSTQEKWAMGELKPAGASIIPYEAQDQVYLDIKSGRLDGTVADKVEVNGGFLRKPEGADYGYKGPDQYETKYYGDGIGIALRKGQGDLKKQINEAIKTIRSNGTYNTIAKKYFDFDPYGN; this is encoded by the coding sequence ATGCGCAAGACCTTGATCGCCCTGGCTGTGGCCGCCGTTGCAGCCCCCGCCTTTGCTGCCGACCTGAAAGTCGCGGTAGACCCAACCTATGAACCGTTCACCTACAAGACCCCCAAGGGTGAAGTGACCGGCTTTGATGTGGACATCGCCAAGGCGGTGTGCGAACAGATCAAGCGCAAGTGCGTGTTTGTGGAGCAGGTGTGGGACAGCATGATCCCCGGCCTGCAGGCCAAGAAGTACGACGTGATCGTTTCGTCGATGTCTATGACCGACGAGCGCCGCCGTGTCGTTGATTTCAGCGACCGTTACTACAAGACCCCCAGCGCCGTGGTGCTGAAGAAATCGGCTGAATACACCGGCCCCGCATCCACCAAGGGCCTGAAGATTGGCGTGCTCAAGGGTTCCACGCAAGAAAAGTGGGCCATGGGCGAGCTTAAGCCCGCAGGTGCCTCGATCATCCCTTACGAAGCCCAGGACCAGGTCTATCTGGACATCAAGTCCGGCCGCCTCGATGGCACCGTGGCCGACAAGGTCGAGGTCAATGGCGGCTTCCTGCGCAAGCCCGAAGGTGCCGACTATGGCTACAAGGGCCCTGACCAGTACGAGACCAAGTACTACGGCGACGGCATCGGCATTGCACTGCGCAAGGGCCAGGGCGACCTGAAAAAGCAGATCAACGAAGCGATCAAGACCATCCGCAGCAATGGCACCTACAACACCATTGCCAAGAAGTACTTCGACTTCGATCCCTACGGCAACTGA
- the argG gene encoding argininosuccinate synthase, producing METILQHVPVGQKVGIAFSGGLDTSAALRWMKNKGALPYAYTANLGQPDEEDYDAIPRKAMEYGAEKARLIDCRAQLAGEGIAAIQAGAFHISTGGITYFNTTPLGRAVTGTMLVAAMKEDDVNIWGDGSTFKGNDIERFYRYGLLTNPQLKIYKPWLDQQFIDELGGRTEMSEFLIKEGFGYKMSVEKAYSTDSNMLGATHEAKDLEQLSSGIRIVNPIMGVAFWKPEVEVKAEEVSVTFEEGRPVALNGKRIEDLVELFLEANRIGGRHGLGMSDQIENRIIEAKSRGIYEAPGMALLHIAYERLVTGIHNEDTIEQYRVNGLKLGRLLYQGRWFDPQAIMLRETAQRWVARAITGTVTLELRRGNDYSLLNTESPNLTYAPERLSMEKVEDAPFSPADRIGQLTMRNLDLMDTRDKLAIYTQTGLLTAGSGHALPQLGGDKK from the coding sequence ATGGAAACCATCCTGCAACACGTCCCCGTCGGCCAGAAGGTCGGCATCGCATTCTCCGGCGGCCTCGACACTTCGGCTGCACTGCGCTGGATGAAGAACAAGGGCGCCCTGCCCTATGCCTACACCGCCAACCTGGGCCAGCCTGACGAAGAAGACTACGACGCCATCCCCCGCAAGGCCATGGAGTACGGCGCAGAAAAGGCCCGCCTGATCGACTGCCGCGCGCAGTTGGCGGGCGAAGGCATCGCCGCCATCCAGGCTGGCGCCTTCCACATCAGCACCGGCGGCATCACCTATTTCAACACCACGCCATTGGGCCGCGCCGTGACCGGCACCATGCTGGTGGCCGCCATGAAGGAAGATGACGTCAACATCTGGGGCGATGGCTCCACCTTCAAGGGCAACGACATCGAGCGCTTCTACCGCTACGGCCTGCTCACCAACCCGCAGCTCAAGATCTACAAGCCCTGGCTGGACCAACAGTTCATTGACGAACTCGGTGGCCGCACCGAAATGTCGGAATTCCTGATCAAGGAAGGCTTTGGCTACAAGATGTCGGTCGAAAAGGCCTACTCCACCGACAGCAACATGCTGGGCGCCACGCACGAAGCCAAGGATCTGGAGCAGCTCTCGAGCGGTATCCGCATCGTCAACCCCATCATGGGGGTTGCGTTCTGGAAGCCCGAAGTCGAAGTCAAGGCCGAAGAAGTGTCGGTCACCTTTGAAGAAGGCCGCCCCGTTGCCCTGAACGGCAAACGCATTGAAGACCTGGTGGAATTGTTCCTGGAAGCCAACCGCATTGGCGGCCGCCACGGCCTGGGCATGAGCGACCAGATCGAAAACCGCATCATCGAAGCCAAGAGCCGCGGCATCTACGAAGCCCCCGGCATGGCACTGCTGCACATTGCCTACGAGCGCCTGGTCACCGGCATCCACAACGAAGACACCATCGAGCAGTACCGCGTGAACGGCCTCAAGCTCGGCCGCCTGCTGTACCAGGGCCGCTGGTTCGACCCCCAAGCCATCATGCTGCGCGAAACCGCCCAGCGCTGGGTGGCCCGCGCCATTACCGGCACCGTGACGCTGGAGCTGCGCCGCGGCAATGACTACTCGCTGCTGAACACCGAATCGCCCAACCTGACCTACGCGCCCGAGCGCCTGTCGATGGAAAAGGTGGAAGATGCGCCGTTCAGCCCGGCAGACCGCATCGGCCAGTTGACCATGCGCAACCTGGACCTGATGGACACCCGCGACAAGCTGGCCATCTACACCCAGACCGGCTTGCTGACTGCAGGCAGTGGTCATGCCCTGCCCCAGCTGGGTGGCGACAAGAAGTAA
- the ppnP gene encoding pyrimidine/purine nucleoside phosphorylase, which yields MTTASIAGVTLTTKANVYFDGKCVSHSYQLADGTKQSVGVVLPATLTFGTAAAEIMECVAGSCEYKLDGSDEWKKSGPGEKFSVPANSKFDIRVTESYHYICHYA from the coding sequence ATGACCACTGCAAGCATCGCTGGCGTCACGTTGACGACCAAGGCCAATGTTTATTTTGACGGCAAGTGCGTCAGCCACAGCTACCAACTGGCCGACGGAACCAAGCAATCGGTGGGCGTGGTGCTGCCCGCCACCTTGACGTTTGGCACGGCTGCTGCCGAGATCATGGAATGCGTGGCAGGTTCGTGTGAGTACAAGCTCGACGGCAGCGACGAGTGGAAGAAATCCGGCCCGGGCGAGAAATTCAGCGTGCCTGCCAACAGCAAGTTCGACATCCGCGTGACCGAGTCGTACCACTACATCTGCCATTACGCCTGA
- a CDS encoding glycine zipper 2TM domain-containing protein, protein MPRFLSNRLIPPLSALVFAAACAGAWAQSQNSGVYDRYDGYQPQPSAQPDPFLDQPVSNAQSPLPAGEQPYGKVISVRPNYRQVSVPQQVCNDQQVYAGQRNSGMGAIAGAVIGGVLGNGVGHGFGRAAATGVGVVAGSAIGNQLEGGYPSYQTVRQCGTQYVTQDQPDGYTVDYEYAGRRYSTRTDTQPGEWIPLSIQPAATYDNYAPQPYANTGPNRAMPEPGVVVGSGVMPAPAPVYMAPAPAYYAAPIAVQPVIQLGIGGYWGGGHRHWR, encoded by the coding sequence ATGCCACGATTCCTGTCCAACCGATTGATTCCTCCACTCTCTGCCCTGGTGTTTGCCGCGGCATGTGCAGGTGCCTGGGCGCAAAGCCAGAACTCTGGCGTGTATGACAGGTACGACGGCTACCAGCCGCAGCCCTCCGCTCAGCCCGATCCGTTTCTCGATCAGCCCGTGTCAAACGCCCAGTCTCCACTGCCTGCTGGCGAGCAGCCCTATGGCAAGGTCATCTCCGTGCGACCCAATTACCGCCAGGTCAGCGTGCCACAACAGGTTTGCAATGACCAGCAGGTCTATGCCGGCCAGCGCAATTCGGGCATGGGCGCCATTGCCGGCGCAGTGATTGGCGGTGTGCTGGGCAATGGCGTGGGCCACGGTTTTGGCCGGGCTGCGGCGACCGGCGTAGGCGTGGTTGCAGGCTCGGCCATCGGCAACCAGCTCGAAGGCGGCTACCCCAGTTACCAGACGGTGCGCCAGTGCGGCACGCAGTATGTGACGCAGGACCAGCCCGACGGCTACACCGTCGACTACGAATACGCAGGCCGCCGCTACAGCACGCGCACCGATACGCAGCCGGGCGAATGGATTCCCCTGTCGATTCAACCAGCCGCCACCTACGACAACTATGCCCCCCAGCCTTACGCCAATACCGGACCCAACCGCGCGATGCCCGAGCCTGGCGTGGTGGTCGGCTCCGGCGTGATGCCTGCGCCCGCTCCTGTCTACATGGCCCCGGCCCCTGCCTACTACGCGGCACCGATCGCCGTGCAACCGGTGATCCAGCTGGGCATCGGAGGTTACTGGGGCGGCGGACACCGCCATTGGCGCTGA
- a CDS encoding ArsC family reductase, with amino-acid sequence MSNHTITVYGIPNCSTVKKARTWLDEQGVAYQFHDFKKASVPQSHVPTWIAQATWEKLVNRQGTTWRKLDAAVQQSVTDAASATQLMLDNPSVIKRPVVEWADGSVTVGFDEAAWSKKTS; translated from the coding sequence ATGAGTAACCACACCATCACCGTCTACGGCATCCCCAATTGCAGCACCGTCAAAAAGGCCCGTACCTGGCTGGACGAGCAAGGCGTTGCCTACCAGTTTCACGACTTCAAAAAGGCCAGCGTGCCACAGAGCCATGTGCCCACCTGGATTGCCCAGGCCACCTGGGAAAAGCTCGTCAACCGCCAGGGCACGACCTGGCGCAAGCTTGATGCAGCTGTTCAGCAGAGCGTCACCGATGCCGCCAGCGCCACACAACTGATGCTGGACAACCCCAGCGTCATCAAGCGCCCGGTCGTCGAATGGGCAGATGGCTCGGTCACCGTCGGGTTTGACGAGGCCGCCTGGAGCAAAAAGACCTCCTGA
- the folC gene encoding bifunctional tetrahydrofolate synthase/dihydrofolate synthase: MQTRFDTLDQWLAHCEQIHPSTIDMGLTRVKAVAERLALRFDCPVITVAGTNGKGSTCAMAEAIALESGYRPGVFTSPHLVHFEERCRVRGEIVSAADLIAHFEAVEAARLQPPEISLTYFEFTTLAILRLLSLAKLDVAILEVGLGGRLDATNIIDTDCAIITSVDLDHMDLLGPDRESIGREKAGIMRPGKPAVVSDPMPPQSVIDHAEAIGADLWRFGRDFNYEGDKQQWSWAGRGRRYSGMAYPALRGANQLVNASGVLAAYEALRNKLPVTAQAVRNGLAMVELPGRFQIVPGQPTLVLDVGHNPHAIAALTANLDAMGYFPVTHAIFGAMHDKDLTPMLRKIGPLIDRWYFTDLPTPRAEKAADLQSKWNAVQLLSDKRHDVTTSCHPDPMAALRAAIEAAEPADRIVVFGSFYTVGGVLKDGVPRLDAKHLN, translated from the coding sequence ATGCAAACCCGATTCGACACCCTGGATCAGTGGCTGGCCCACTGCGAGCAGATTCACCCTTCTACTATTGATATGGGCTTGACGCGTGTCAAGGCTGTGGCGGAGCGGCTGGCGCTGCGTTTTGACTGCCCGGTGATCACCGTGGCGGGCACCAATGGCAAGGGCTCGACCTGTGCCATGGCAGAGGCGATAGCCCTGGAGTCGGGCTATCGCCCGGGTGTGTTCACCTCGCCGCATCTCGTGCATTTTGAGGAGCGCTGCCGCGTGCGTGGCGAGATCGTGTCTGCTGCAGATCTGATTGCGCACTTTGAGGCAGTGGAGGCGGCACGGCTGCAGCCGCCTGAAATCTCATTGACCTATTTCGAGTTCACGACGCTGGCGATACTGCGCCTCTTGAGCCTGGCCAAGCTGGATGTCGCGATTCTGGAAGTCGGTCTCGGCGGGCGGCTTGATGCCACCAACATCATCGACACCGACTGCGCCATCATCACCAGTGTCGATCTCGACCACATGGATCTGCTCGGGCCGGATCGCGAATCGATTGGTCGCGAGAAAGCCGGCATCATGCGCCCTGGCAAGCCTGCCGTGGTGAGCGACCCCATGCCGCCGCAAAGCGTGATCGACCATGCCGAGGCGATTGGTGCCGATCTGTGGCGCTTTGGCCGCGATTTCAACTATGAAGGCGACAAGCAGCAGTGGAGCTGGGCCGGGCGCGGTCGCCGTTATTCGGGCATGGCCTATCCAGCGCTTCGCGGCGCCAACCAGCTGGTCAATGCGTCGGGCGTGCTGGCCGCTTATGAAGCATTGCGTAACAAATTGCCGGTCACAGCCCAGGCGGTGCGCAATGGTCTGGCGATGGTCGAGTTGCCAGGGCGCTTCCAGATCGTGCCGGGCCAGCCCACGCTGGTGCTGGACGTGGGGCACAACCCGCACGCCATTGCAGCGCTCACCGCCAATCTGGACGCCATGGGTTATTTCCCGGTCACGCATGCCATCTTCGGGGCCATGCACGACAAGGACCTGACCCCCATGCTGCGCAAGATCGGGCCGCTGATCGATCGCTGGTACTTCACCGATCTGCCCACGCCGCGCGCCGAGAAGGCTGCCGATCTGCAGTCCAAATGGAATGCGGTGCAGCTGCTGTCGGACAAACGCCACGATGTAACAACCAGCTGCCATCCAGACCCCATGGCGGCTTTGCGTGCTGCTATCGAAGCTGCAGAGCCCGCTGATAGAATTGTGGTTTTCGGCTCGTTCTATACGGTGGGTGGGGTGTTGAAGGATGGTGTTCCCCGGCTGGATGCCAAGCACCTGAACTAA
- a CDS encoding SPOR domain-containing protein, giving the protein MAIFNLRWPGKKQQDAENQRVIRAPRSNPAESADAMRRRARHRLIGATVLVLLAIIGFPMLFDTQPRPLPVNASIEIPDRERVAALSVPPAASVGPARTDNGLVAGEEIVSGSGAGSHASGTAQNAATAAAAASAAAAAAASAKPADKPAVSKPETKPEAKPEHKPEAKPKEEPKPAPKPETKPESKPEAKPQSKPQSKPETKPEAKPKEEPKKEEKPKEQPKPKRDDEADRVRAMMEGRSNAAAAPAAKPEAAAASSRYIIQVGAFAEAEKASEVRAKLQMAGVSAFTQNVKTSAGNRIRVRVGPFNSKEEAERAAAKVKAQGLPAALVPM; this is encoded by the coding sequence ATGGCAATTTTCAATCTTCGATGGCCCGGCAAAAAACAGCAGGACGCTGAAAACCAGCGCGTGATCCGTGCGCCCCGCAGCAACCCTGCCGAAAGCGCAGACGCCATGCGGCGCCGCGCGCGCCACCGCCTGATCGGCGCGACTGTACTGGTGCTGCTGGCCATCATCGGCTTTCCGATGCTGTTCGACACCCAGCCGCGTCCGCTGCCGGTGAATGCTTCCATCGAGATTCCTGACCGCGAAAGGGTGGCTGCGCTGAGCGTGCCCCCTGCCGCCTCGGTGGGGCCGGCCCGTACCGACAACGGCCTGGTGGCTGGAGAAGAAATTGTCTCGGGCAGCGGCGCAGGCAGCCACGCATCGGGCACCGCCCAGAATGCAGCAACCGCTGCGGCGGCTGCAAGCGCGGCTGCAGCGGCCGCCGCTTCGGCAAAGCCTGCAGACAAGCCTGCTGTCAGCAAGCCAGAGACCAAGCCCGAAGCCAAACCGGAGCACAAGCCTGAAGCCAAGCCCAAGGAAGAGCCCAAGCCAGCGCCCAAGCCTGAAACCAAACCGGAGTCCAAGCCAGAGGCCAAGCCGCAGTCCAAGCCGCAGTCCAAGCCAGAAACAAAGCCTGAGGCCAAGCCCAAGGAAGAGCCCAAGAAGGAAGAAAAGCCCAAGGAGCAACCCAAGCCCAAGCGAGATGACGAGGCAGACCGCGTCCGCGCCATGATGGAGGGCCGCAGCAATGCCGCTGCTGCGCCCGCTGCCAAGCCCGAAGCTGCTGCAGCGTCGTCGCGCTACATCATTCAGGTAGGCGCGTTTGCCGAGGCGGAGAAGGCTTCCGAGGTGCGCGCCAAACTGCAGATGGCAGGGGTTTCAGCCTTCACGCAGAATGTGAAGACCTCGGCGGGCAACCGTATCCGTGTGCGTGTGGGCCCCTTCAACAGCAAGGAAGAGGCTGAACGTGCTGCAGCGAAGGTCAAGGCCCAGGGCCTGCCCGCTGCGCTGGTGCCCATGTAG